The Deltaproteobacteria bacterium nucleotide sequence ATGGTCGCGGGAGGACGTTTATCGGAGTCCCGAAACGACGTTGAACGCATCCGAAACGGAACGCCACGCGGCGCTCGTGGCCCGGCGGGCGGGCGGTGAGCCCGTTGCGTACCTGATAGGGAAGCGGGAGTTCTGGTCTCTGGAGTTCAGGGTGACCCCGGACGTGCTCATTCCGCGGCCCGAGACGGAGCACTTGGTGGAAGCCGTGGTGGATTTCCTGGCGTCACGCCCGGAGCCGCAACGGGTTCTGGACCTGGGGACCGGCAGCGGCGCCATCGCGGTGAGCGTGGCCAAGGAATGCACGCACGCGGAGGTGTGGGCCACGGATGTTTCTGCGGCGGCGCTGGAGGTGACGCGGGAAAACGCGCGCCGGCACGGAGTGAATCGCCGGATCCGCTGGCTTCAGGGCGACCTGCTCGCTCCGTTGCGAGGCCTGACGGAGTACTTTGATGCGCTGGTGTCCAACCCCCCTTACGTCCCGAGCCGCGACATGGCGCGGCTGCCTTGTGATGTCCGCGAGTGGGAGCCGGCCCTGGCACTGGACGGCGGCGCGGACGGGATGGATTTCTACCGGCGTATCGTCCGGGAAGGAACTCTGCGTCTTCGGGAGGGCGGGCTGCTCGCCGTGGAGATCGGCGCAGACCTCGGCGACGCCGTGTGCGCGTTGTTTCGCGCCCACCGGGACATCCGTCGGGTACGGATGCTGCGGGACTACGCGGGTCTGCCAAGGGTGGTTGCCGGGGAGATAATGCGGGCAACGGATACGGCAGGACAATAGCCACCAGCCGAGGTCAGCGGACTTGGACAGCATCATTCTCAGCGGCGGAGCGGTTCTGGAGGGCACGGTCACCCTCGGCGGGTCGAAGAACGCGGCCCTGCCGGTGATCATCTCGTCGCTGCTTTCCGCTGGCAAGTGCTCCTACCGCCGGGTGCCCGCCCTGCGCGACGTGAGCACGACCCTGCGCCTGCTGTCGCGCCTCGGCGTCACCATCGAGAAGGACCTGCTGGCGGACGGCCATCTGGAGCTCACCGCGGACAAGATCCACGAGCTGGAAGCGCCCTATGACCTGGTCAAGACCATGCGCGCTTCCTTCCTGGTCCTGGGGCCGCTGCTGGCGCGGTTCGGCGAGGCGCGGGTCTCCACCCCCGGCGGCTGCGCCATCGGCTCGCGGCCGGTGGACCTGCACCTCCGGGGCCTGGAGCGCATGGGCGCGTGCATCCGCCAGGACCACGGTTACATCGAGGCGCGGGCGAAGCAGCTCAAGGGCGCCGTCATCGACCTCGGCTTCCCGTCGGTGGGCGCCACCGAGAACCTCATGATGGCGGCCACCCTGGCCCGGGGGGCGACCGAGATCCGCAACGCGGCCCAGGAGCCGGAGATCGTCGAGCTGGCCGCGGTGCTGACCGGGATGGGCGCGCGGGTCGGCGGGGCCGGCACCGGGGTCATCCGCGTGGAAGGCGTTCCGGAGCTTCACGGGATGGAGCACGAGATGGGGCCGGACCGCATCGAGGCGGGCACGTTCATGGTCGGCGCCGCCCTGACCGGAGGCGACGTGCTGATCGAGGACGCCCGGGCGGACGACCTCAAGGCCTTCTTGGCGAAGCTCCGGGAGACCGGCGTCCGGGTCACGCCGGGGCCCGGCGGCGTCCGGGTCACGGGCAACGGGCGGGTTCACGGCACGGACGTGGCCACGCAGCCCTTTCCCGGCTTCCCTACGGACCTGCAGGCGCAGATGATGGTGCTGATGGCGGTGGCGGACGGCGCCAGCGTCATCACGGAGAACATCTTCGAGAACCGCTTCATGCACGTCCAGGAGCTGAACCGCATGGGCGCGCGCATCGCCCTCGACGGCAACCGCGCCACGGTCCAGGGCGTGCCCGGGCTTTCCGGCGCGCCGGTGATGGCCACCGACCTGCGCGCGAGCGTGTCGCTGGTGCTGGCGGGCTTGGTGGCGCGGGGTGCGACCGAGGTGTCGCGGGTGTACCACCTGGACCGGGGCTACGAG carries:
- the murA gene encoding UDP-N-acetylglucosamine 1-carboxyvinyltransferase; this translates as MDSIILSGGAVLEGTVTLGGSKNAALPVIISSLLSAGKCSYRRVPALRDVSTTLRLLSRLGVTIEKDLLADGHLELTADKIHELEAPYDLVKTMRASFLVLGPLLARFGEARVSTPGGCAIGSRPVDLHLRGLERMGACIRQDHGYIEARAKQLKGAVIDLGFPSVGATENLMMAATLARGATEIRNAAQEPEIVELAAVLTGMGARVGGAGTGVIRVEGVPELHGMEHEMGPDRIEAGTFMVGAALTGGDVLIEDARADDLKAFLAKLRETGVRVTPGPGGVRVTGNGRVHGTDVATQPFPGFPTDLQAQMMVLMAVADGASVITENIFENRFMHVQELNRMGARIALDGNRATVQGVPGLSGAPVMATDLRASVSLVLAGLVARGATEVSRVYHLDRGYENIEGKLARLGADIRRVERDD
- the prmC gene encoding peptide chain release factor N(5)-glutamine methyltransferase, which produces MNRLEAANDELGTAVPVRTGAATTVSGTLRHAAAKLAEAGCATPRLDAELLLMEVLGWSREDVYRSPETTLNASETERHAALVARRAGGEPVAYLIGKREFWSLEFRVTPDVLIPRPETEHLVEAVVDFLASRPEPQRVLDLGTGSGAIAVSVAKECTHAEVWATDVSAAALEVTRENARRHGVNRRIRWLQGDLLAPLRGLTEYFDALVSNPPYVPSRDMARLPCDVREWEPALALDGGADGMDFYRRIVREGTLRLREGGLLAVEIGADLGDAVCALFRAHRDIRRVRMLRDYAGLPRVVAGEIMRATDTAGQ